The proteins below are encoded in one region of Alistipes communis:
- a CDS encoding class I SAM-dependent methyltransferase → MSKEYNLISDFDYRIIAAFFAGLDRQGPGDDAQTRRALSFIDGLPPRPRIADIGCGTGRQTAVLASALDGPVTAVDLLPEMIEGLHRRMETEGRTEQVTGIVASMLSLPFAEASFDLLWAEGSIYNIGFEKGLTQWRRFLKPDGFIAVTECSWLSSARPDEMEFFRDNFPEIDDISGKIRCMERAGYRPVAHFILPDSCWTENYYAPAAARAREFLATYDDAPLARHFVERLEEEIEQYRRYGRRYGYVFYIGQRTE, encoded by the coding sequence ATGAGCAAAGAGTATAATCTGATTTCCGACTTCGACTACCGAATCATCGCAGCGTTTTTCGCCGGTCTCGACCGGCAAGGCCCGGGCGACGACGCCCAGACACGCCGCGCGCTGAGCTTCATCGACGGACTGCCGCCCCGTCCCCGCATAGCCGACATCGGCTGCGGCACCGGACGCCAGACGGCGGTGCTCGCATCGGCGCTCGACGGTCCCGTCACGGCCGTCGACCTGCTGCCCGAAATGATCGAGGGATTGCACCGGCGAATGGAGACCGAAGGCCGGACGGAGCAAGTCACGGGCATCGTCGCCTCGATGCTGTCGCTGCCCTTCGCCGAGGCGTCGTTCGACCTGCTGTGGGCCGAAGGTTCCATTTACAACATCGGCTTCGAGAAGGGGCTGACCCAGTGGCGGAGGTTCCTCAAACCCGACGGGTTCATCGCCGTCACGGAGTGTTCGTGGCTATCGTCCGCACGGCCCGACGAAATGGAATTCTTCCGCGACAACTTCCCTGAAATCGACGACATTTCGGGCAAAATCCGCTGCATGGAACGGGCCGGATACCGTCCCGTCGCCCACTTCATCCTGCCCGATTCCTGCTGGACGGAAAACTACTACGCACCGGCAGCCGCCCGCGCACGGGAATTTCTCGCAACCTACGACGACGCCCCTCTCGCCCGACATTTCGTCGAACGATTGGAAGAGGAGATCGAGCAGTACCGTCGCTACGGCCGTCGTTACGGCTATGTCTTCTACATCGGGCAACGGACAGAGTGA
- the mnmA gene encoding tRNA 2-thiouridine(34) synthase MnmA, with amino-acid sequence MQRVVIGLSGGVDSSVAAYLLKEQGYEVVGLFMINWHDTTGTLEGDCPWHDDRVFAELVARRLDIPFHVVDLSEEYRRRVVDYMFAEYERGRTPNPDVLCNREIKFDVFLKEALRLGADFVATGHYCRRECVAAADGTEHYRLLAGVDGNKDQSYFLCQLSQEQLSRALFPVGGLTKPEVRRIAEEQHLATARRKDSQGICFVGKVDLPVFLQQKLAAKRGNVHEIRADWPKYARTAAPDDLPALAEPWRYTVRDGKKIGEHNGAHFYTIGQRKGLGIGGRRESLFVLATDVGQNVIYVGEGDAHPGLYRKALFMKAGDLHWIDPAERMRAGQRRRFRVRIRYRQPLQGAELVVCDEGGYLLFDEPQRGVTPGQFAVWYDGETLVGSGVIDR; translated from the coding sequence ATGCAGCGCGTTGTCATAGGACTTTCGGGGGGCGTCGACTCCTCGGTGGCGGCTTACCTGCTCAAAGAGCAGGGCTACGAGGTGGTGGGCCTCTTCATGATTAACTGGCACGATACGACGGGTACGCTCGAAGGCGACTGCCCGTGGCACGACGACCGCGTGTTCGCCGAGCTGGTCGCCAGGCGGCTCGACATTCCCTTCCACGTCGTCGACCTCTCGGAGGAGTACCGGCGGCGGGTGGTCGATTACATGTTCGCCGAGTACGAACGGGGACGCACGCCCAATCCCGACGTGCTGTGCAACCGCGAGATCAAGTTCGACGTTTTCCTGAAAGAGGCGTTGCGGCTGGGGGCCGATTTCGTGGCGACGGGACACTATTGCCGGCGGGAGTGCGTCGCGGCGGCCGACGGCACGGAGCATTACCGCCTGCTGGCGGGCGTCGACGGCAACAAGGATCAGAGCTATTTCCTCTGCCAGTTGTCGCAGGAGCAGCTGTCGCGGGCGCTTTTCCCCGTCGGGGGGCTTACCAAGCCCGAAGTGCGGCGCATCGCCGAAGAGCAGCACCTGGCTACGGCCAGGCGCAAGGATTCGCAGGGCATCTGCTTCGTCGGCAAGGTCGACCTGCCGGTTTTTCTGCAACAGAAGCTCGCGGCCAAACGGGGCAACGTCCACGAGATCCGGGCTGACTGGCCGAAATACGCCCGCACAGCGGCTCCCGACGACCTTCCGGCATTGGCCGAGCCGTGGCGCTACACCGTGCGCGACGGCAAGAAGATCGGCGAGCACAACGGGGCCCATTTCTATACGATCGGCCAGCGCAAGGGGCTGGGGATCGGCGGCCGCCGCGAGTCGCTCTTCGTGCTGGCCACCGACGTCGGGCAGAACGTGATCTATGTCGGCGAAGGCGACGCGCACCCGGGGCTCTACCGCAAGGCGCTCTTCATGAAGGCCGGCGACCTGCACTGGATCGACCCCGCCGAGCGGATGCGGGCGGGGCAGCGGCGGCGTTTCCGAGTGCGTATCCGTTACCGCCAGCCGTTGCAGGGCGCCGAACTCGTCGTGTGCGACGAGGGCGGGTATCTGCTTTTCGACGAGCCCCAGCGGGGCGTCACGCCCGGCCAGTTCGCCGTCTGGTACGACGGGGAGACGCTGGTTGGTTCGGGGGTGATCGACCGGTAG
- the rimM gene encoding ribosome maturation factor RimM (Essential for efficient processing of 16S rRNA) — MLLPVAKVTKLFGAERGGGVVVALYAEFPEDFAPESEPLFVRIDSLDVPLWCERFERRGAAGALAEFADWDTARRASELVGLELFVEADEERSDDEFYMEDLIGFAADVDGRQGEVTDYYDSEANPLLGVTIDGREYLVPAVGEFIAEIDFEGRRLRMTLPEGLLSLND, encoded by the coding sequence ATGTTGTTACCTGTTGCCAAAGTGACCAAATTGTTCGGCGCCGAACGGGGCGGAGGCGTCGTCGTGGCGCTCTATGCGGAGTTTCCGGAGGATTTCGCGCCGGAGTCGGAGCCGTTGTTCGTGCGCATCGATTCGCTCGACGTGCCGCTGTGGTGCGAGCGGTTCGAGCGTCGCGGAGCCGCGGGCGCGCTGGCGGAGTTCGCCGACTGGGATACGGCGCGGCGAGCCTCCGAACTGGTGGGGCTCGAACTCTTCGTCGAGGCCGATGAAGAGCGTTCCGACGATGAGTTCTATATGGAGGATCTGATCGGATTCGCCGCCGACGTGGACGGCCGGCAGGGTGAGGTGACGGACTATTACGACAGCGAGGCCAATCCGCTGCTGGGCGTGACGATCGACGGGCGCGAATACCTCGTGCCGGCCGTCGGGGAGTTCATTGCGGAGATCGATTTCGAGGGCCGGCGCCTGCGGATGACGCTGCCCGAGGGGCTGCTGTCGCTGAACGACTGA
- a CDS encoding 30S ribosomal protein S16, with protein sequence MAVKIRLARHGKKAAPFYHIVAADSRAPRDGKFIEKLGTYNPITNPATIELNFERALDWLMKGAQPTDTCRAILSYKGVLYKKHLLGGVAKGAFSESDAEAKFNKWMEEKLGKIASKESKLATDAKAAEKARLAAEAKVKEERAKAIAEKKAAEAAAAAEAEGAAAEGEAAEAPAEGEAAAE encoded by the coding sequence ATGGCTGTTAAAATTCGTTTGGCACGTCACGGAAAGAAAGCTGCGCCTTTCTATCATATCGTTGCCGCAGATAGCAGAGCGCCACGTGATGGCAAATTCATCGAGAAATTGGGTACCTACAACCCGATTACGAATCCTGCTACGATCGAGCTCAATTTCGAACGGGCTCTGGATTGGTTGATGAAAGGCGCGCAACCCACGGACACCTGCCGTGCGATTCTTTCGTACAAGGGCGTACTCTACAAGAAGCACCTGCTGGGCGGTGTAGCCAAGGGCGCTTTCTCGGAGTCGGATGCCGAGGCCAAGTTCAACAAGTGGATGGAGGAGAAGCTGGGCAAGATCGCTTCGAAGGAGTCGAAGCTCGCTACCGACGCCAAGGCTGCCGAGAAGGCACGTCTGGCTGCCGAGGCCAAGGTGAAGGAGGAGCGTGCGAAGGCGATCGCCGAGAAGAAGGCTGCCGAAGCCGCTGCCGCCGCTGAGGCCGAAGGGGCTGCCGCCGAGGGCGAAGCCGCCGAAGCGCCTGCCGAGGGCGAGGCTGCCGCAGAATAA
- a CDS encoding nucleoside deaminase, with protein sequence MNGSKNKFMELAIALSEKSVAEGGGPFGAVVVRRGEVVATGTNSVTLLNDPTAHAEVSAIRAACAAVKDFKLEECEIYSSCEPCPMCLSAIYWAGIRKIYFANTREDAKRIGFDDSFIYDQIPLAPSRRTVPSEEMMRAEALQAFRLWERKEDKVEY encoded by the coding sequence ATGAACGGTTCGAAAAACAAATTTATGGAGCTGGCGATCGCGCTCTCCGAGAAGAGCGTCGCCGAGGGCGGCGGCCCGTTCGGGGCCGTCGTCGTGCGTCGCGGCGAGGTGGTGGCCACGGGGACGAACTCCGTCACGCTGCTCAACGATCCCACGGCGCATGCCGAGGTTTCGGCCATTCGCGCCGCCTGCGCCGCGGTGAAGGATTTCAAGCTGGAGGAGTGCGAAATCTACTCCTCCTGCGAACCGTGCCCGATGTGCCTGAGCGCGATCTACTGGGCCGGCATCCGCAAGATCTATTTCGCCAATACGCGCGAGGACGCCAAGCGGATCGGCTTCGACGATTCGTTTATCTACGACCAGATCCCGCTCGCCCCGTCGCGGCGGACGGTTCCCTCCGAGGAGATGATGCGCGCCGAGGCGTTGCAGGCCTTCCGGCTGTGGGAGCGGAAGGAGGACAAGGTCGAGTACTGA
- a CDS encoding SemiSWEET family sugar transporter translates to MHPSDIIGSIAAIAMVFGYLPQTVRTVRTRSTDDIATGTFLMMGFGSACFAVQGILTGNIPLFVTNLLTTIMSSIVFGIKIYNDYFKKRR, encoded by the coding sequence ATGCATCCATCGGATATTATCGGCTCGATCGCCGCCATCGCCATGGTCTTCGGGTACCTGCCCCAGACCGTGCGTACCGTTCGCACCCGCTCCACCGACGACATCGCCACGGGCACCTTCCTGATGATGGGGTTCGGCTCGGCCTGCTTCGCCGTGCAGGGCATCCTGACAGGCAACATCCCCCTGTTCGTCACCAACCTCCTCACGACGATCATGAGTTCGATCGTCTTCGGGATCAAGATCTACAACGACTATTTCAAAAAGAGACGGTAG
- a CDS encoding MalY/PatB family protein, which yields MKTYDFDRIVDRHGTNAVKYDALTDVFGRKELLPLWVADMDFATPDFILDALRRRLDHPVLGYTQLPDDYWPQIAAWIEARHGWRPDPAWMRFIPGIVKGIGMAVLALTRPGDKVVIQPPVYHPFRLVPEQMGRRVVCNPLRRTGDRYEMDFEQLEALLDDDCRLLLLSNPHNPAGIVWPEETLRRLAAICDRRGVVVVSDEIHCDMALYGHRHRPFASVSDAAAHCSVTFGAPTKTFNIAGVVSSYAIVPDEALRRRFFGWLEAGEFHEAPLLSAVATRAAFTPEGDAWRRQMLRYVEANVDFTDDFLRRYVPRIRAIRPEASFLVWLDCRKLGLAHDALVDLFVARAGLALNDGEMFGPGGEGHMRLNVGLPRIRLAEALERLRAAVDAR from the coding sequence ATGAAAACCTATGATTTCGACCGGATCGTCGACCGGCACGGCACGAACGCCGTAAAGTACGACGCGCTGACCGACGTGTTCGGCCGCAAAGAGTTGCTGCCCCTGTGGGTGGCGGACATGGACTTCGCAACGCCCGATTTCATCCTCGACGCCCTCCGGCGGCGACTCGACCATCCCGTGCTGGGCTATACGCAACTGCCCGACGACTACTGGCCGCAGATCGCCGCGTGGATCGAAGCCCGCCACGGCTGGCGTCCCGATCCGGCGTGGATGCGCTTCATTCCCGGCATCGTCAAAGGCATCGGCATGGCGGTGCTGGCACTTACCCGTCCGGGCGACAAGGTGGTCATCCAGCCGCCCGTCTACCACCCCTTCCGGCTGGTCCCCGAACAGATGGGACGCCGCGTGGTCTGCAACCCGCTGCGGCGCACGGGCGACCGCTACGAAATGGACTTCGAGCAGCTCGAAGCCCTTCTGGACGACGACTGCCGGCTGCTGCTCCTCTCCAACCCACACAATCCCGCGGGCATCGTCTGGCCGGAGGAGACGCTGCGCCGGCTGGCCGCGATCTGCGACCGCCGCGGCGTCGTGGTCGTCTCGGACGAGATCCACTGCGACATGGCGCTCTACGGGCATCGTCACCGCCCCTTCGCATCGGTCAGCGACGCGGCGGCGCATTGCAGCGTCACCTTCGGCGCCCCGACCAAGACCTTCAACATCGCCGGCGTGGTCAGTTCCTACGCGATCGTCCCCGACGAGGCGCTGCGCCGCCGCTTTTTCGGCTGGCTCGAAGCGGGTGAGTTCCACGAGGCGCCCCTGCTCTCGGCCGTCGCTACCCGGGCGGCTTTCACGCCCGAAGGCGACGCATGGCGGCGGCAGATGCTGCGGTACGTCGAGGCGAACGTCGACTTCACCGACGACTTCCTGCGGCGATACGTTCCCCGCATCCGGGCGATCCGTCCCGAAGCGTCGTTCCTCGTCTGGCTCGACTGCCGGAAACTGGGGCTGGCGCACGATGCGCTCGTCGACCTCTTCGTCGCACGCGCCGGACTGGCGCTCAACGACGGCGAGATGTTCGGCCCCGGCGGCGAAGGACATATGCGGCTGAACGTCGGGCTGCCGCGCATCCGGCTCGCCGAAGCGCTCGAACGACTGCGGGCGGCGGTCGACGCACGCTGA
- a CDS encoding phage integrase SAM-like domain-containing protein yields the protein MATFRTCIFSHQRRADGTYNIKLRITHHRKSRWISTTLYALPDDLTRGLKIKDEKLSRKCRELVEDCIDLCNDMGYAVEEMEIDELVARIKSGLKGGERFRLDFIAYMRQEAARMNSGTASIYMTALNALRRYIGRDTLDIGEITAPFVKGFVQFIESEPSQRGANRKQKGETATKNKGNRALSLYISRIKTIYNRAKEEFNDEELGQMNILGNPFRNLRLETPAPTAKRAISAESIQQIIDLPPLANERARMARDCFLLSFALMGMNSADLLTCPPARKDEIVYFRQKTASRRTDRAEMHVRIEPCVSPLIARYSDKTGKRLLHFYLRYKDRVSFNKAINKGLKDVGEAIGVDGLTFYAARHSWATIARTPREEGGAGLDKYVIHEALNHVDTSMKVTDIYLVKNWRVIFDANKAVMNLFDWSGIGK from the coding sequence ATGGCGACCTTCCGAACCTGTATCTTTTCCCACCAGCGACGCGCAGACGGTACTTACAATATCAAGCTGCGCATAACCCACCACCGAAAAAGCCGCTGGATAAGCACGACGCTCTATGCACTGCCCGATGATCTGACGCGGGGATTGAAAATCAAGGATGAAAAACTCAGCCGCAAATGCCGCGAACTGGTCGAAGATTGCATCGACCTCTGCAACGACATGGGATACGCCGTCGAGGAAATGGAGATCGACGAACTCGTCGCACGCATCAAATCAGGATTGAAAGGCGGAGAGCGATTCCGGCTCGATTTCATAGCGTATATGAGGCAGGAAGCGGCGCGGATGAATTCCGGTACGGCATCGATTTACATGACAGCCCTCAACGCGCTGAGACGATACATTGGCCGCGATACGCTCGACATCGGCGAGATCACGGCACCGTTCGTCAAAGGATTCGTGCAATTCATCGAATCGGAGCCTTCGCAACGAGGCGCCAACCGAAAGCAGAAAGGTGAAACTGCAACCAAAAACAAGGGCAACAGGGCACTGTCTCTGTATATTTCGCGCATCAAAACCATCTATAACCGCGCGAAGGAAGAGTTCAACGATGAAGAACTCGGACAAATGAATATTTTGGGCAACCCTTTCAGAAACTTGCGCCTCGAAACACCCGCGCCGACGGCCAAACGAGCCATCTCCGCGGAGTCGATACAGCAGATAATCGACTTGCCGCCACTCGCCAACGAACGCGCTCGGATGGCGCGGGATTGCTTCCTCCTGTCGTTCGCACTGATGGGGATGAACAGCGCCGATCTGCTGACCTGCCCGCCGGCCAGGAAGGACGAAATCGTGTATTTCCGGCAAAAAACCGCATCCCGCCGCACGGACCGTGCAGAAATGCACGTTCGGATAGAGCCGTGCGTCAGCCCTTTGATCGCTCGCTATTCGGATAAGACGGGAAAACGGCTGCTTCACTTCTACCTCCGCTACAAAGATCGCGTGTCATTCAACAAAGCGATCAACAAAGGCCTGAAAGATGTCGGCGAGGCGATAGGCGTCGATGGCCTGACGTTCTACGCTGCGCGGCACTCCTGGGCAACCATAGCGCGGACTCCCCGAGAGGAGGGCGGAGCCGGACTGGACAAATACGTGATTCATGAAGCGTTGAATCACGTTGACACATCCATGAAAGTCACCGATATTTACCTCGTGAAAAACTGGCGTGTCATATTCGACGCCAACAAAGCCGTAATGAATCTTTTCGATTGGAGCGGAATCGGGAAATAA
- a CDS encoding D-Ala-D-Ala carboxypeptidase family metallohydrolase, producing MATYFTLSELLRSDTAAARSIDNAPSHDVIRRLNALMDECLDPVRELWGKPIGVNSGYRSPALNAAVGGAAASQHMKGEAADITTGSVADNLRLFERIAASAIPFDQLIDENRGRWIHISYRADGKNRRQVLHL from the coding sequence ATGGCAACGTATTTCACCCTTTCCGAATTGCTGCGTTCCGATACGGCCGCAGCGCGCAGCATCGACAACGCGCCGTCGCACGACGTCATTCGCCGGCTCAATGCGCTGATGGACGAATGCCTCGATCCCGTGCGCGAACTTTGGGGCAAGCCGATCGGCGTGAACAGCGGCTACCGATCGCCGGCGCTCAACGCAGCCGTCGGCGGAGCTGCGGCAAGCCAGCACATGAAGGGCGAAGCGGCCGACATCACCACCGGCAGCGTCGCGGATAATCTGCGGCTGTTCGAACGCATCGCAGCCAGCGCGATCCCCTTCGACCAGCTCATCGACGAGAATCGGGGCCGCTGGATCCATATTTCATACCGTGCCGACGGGAAGAACCGAAGGCAGGTGTTGCATCTGTGA
- a CDS encoding LamG domain-containing protein produces the protein MANYKIKDLQQAQTLNGAVALEIQDGDSMSTFATLDQIAEFLGNTTPVVLLTKAGPIDDSYLPDMSASEIAAAYDRIVADPIHTVPVVRIPDNGGQYLVPSGYGVHADTKAVIGYYASQTYVLPSSLTLTSETFTLSRLPYTASSMEWADLLNNTALPSGYLGIDSDSTSEEISAAVGGVDAFRKLCSKLLGRNCIVVVSTDPAAANRSASIPVIVDVNRSVGLPLKITLEIEYISSGKYIALTITESGGTFSATRTSVSVSDIPVALAGKADLDPATGFVESSQIAPLEGRQTGVNTSDGYFSSDAPALLFEGDRTHEICFTTGDDVTTDQRLFTTARGSQSNVQLFVSNGSMYAYIGSQLMNAGRVSPETSYHVLLSVDVANTTGKVYVNGVLTNQTSVFPNYQNANVYIVGRLTSAYIFKGIVRFHRIFNYALTASEVATLWNGGEPERYMLPLSGEMRTGLVAEYIAAGLLADKWRDTSGAGLDLPYVPTATGGTAELSYQSVPNQGEIVIDSGIFFTDIAEGTANKRIDVPRGYVALAVAVYNYNASALTNVTVQNWTDERAFIYGATVYNARAVYSVSAAGNKSVYNGTGITIDPTVQYLKVMATGNTTSGGMRVRVICKYLGV, from the coding sequence ATGGCAAATTATAAGATCAAAGACTTACAGCAAGCTCAGACCCTGAACGGTGCGGTTGCGTTGGAGATTCAGGACGGGGATAGCATGTCCACCTTCGCCACGCTCGACCAGATCGCCGAGTTTCTGGGGAACACAACCCCTGTGGTGTTGTTGACCAAAGCCGGCCCCATAGACGACAGCTATCTGCCCGATATGTCTGCCTCTGAAATCGCGGCAGCATACGATCGGATCGTTGCGGATCCGATTCACACGGTACCTGTTGTCAGGATTCCCGATAACGGAGGACAATACCTCGTACCGTCAGGATATGGAGTGCATGCCGATACGAAGGCCGTCATCGGATATTATGCATCGCAGACATACGTGCTCCCGTCCAGTCTTACGTTGACATCGGAAACATTTACCTTATCGAGACTGCCGTATACGGCATCATCGATGGAGTGGGCCGATCTGCTCAACAACACGGCCCTTCCCTCCGGTTATCTCGGCATCGATAGCGACAGTACGAGCGAAGAGATCAGTGCGGCCGTCGGGGGTGTAGACGCATTCAGAAAGTTATGCTCGAAGTTGCTCGGGCGAAACTGTATCGTCGTTGTGTCGACCGATCCCGCTGCGGCGAACAGGAGTGCATCTATTCCTGTGATAGTAGATGTAAATAGGAGTGTTGGTCTGCCACTGAAAATAACACTCGAAATCGAATATATATCTTCGGGGAAATACATTGCATTGACCATTACAGAGTCAGGAGGCACCTTTTCAGCGACGCGTACCTCTGTGTCCGTATCGGATATTCCCGTTGCACTCGCCGGCAAAGCCGACCTCGACCCCGCGACGGGCTTCGTCGAGTCGTCGCAGATAGCTCCGCTCGAAGGGCGTCAGACGGGAGTAAATACCTCGGATGGATATTTTTCGTCAGACGCTCCGGCATTGTTGTTCGAAGGGGATCGGACACATGAAATATGTTTCACGACAGGAGATGACGTAACTACGGATCAAAGGCTATTTACGACTGCAAGGGGCTCCCAAAGCAACGTTCAACTGTTCGTCTCTAATGGATCGATGTATGCGTACATAGGGTCACAGTTAATGAATGCGGGTCGGGTGTCTCCTGAAACATCATACCATGTGCTACTGTCGGTGGATGTTGCGAATACAACGGGGAAAGTATATGTAAATGGAGTCCTGACAAATCAGACATCTGTTTTTCCCAATTATCAAAATGCGAATGTGTATATCGTCGGCCGGCTTACCTCGGCTTACATTTTCAAAGGAATTGTCCGTTTTCATCGCATCTTCAACTACGCCCTCACGGCCTCGGAGGTCGCCACGCTGTGGAACGGCGGCGAGCCCGAACGGTATATGCTGCCTCTGTCGGGTGAGATGCGCACCGGACTGGTCGCCGAATACATCGCCGCAGGTCTGTTGGCAGACAAGTGGCGCGACACGTCGGGCGCGGGCCTCGATCTGCCGTATGTTCCGACCGCAACGGGCGGCACGGCCGAACTGTCGTATCAAAGTGTCCCGAATCAAGGCGAAATAGTCATAGACAGCGGTATATTCTTTACCGATATTGCCGAAGGAACAGCCAATAAACGGATCGACGTACCGAGAGGATATGTGGCTCTGGCCGTGGCCGTTTATAATTACAATGCGTCTGCATTGACAAATGTCACCGTGCAAAACTGGACGGATGAACGGGCGTTCATATACGGCGCGACGGTCTATAACGCACGAGCCGTATATTCAGTCTCCGCCGCCGGTAACAAATCCGTATATAATGGGACAGGTATTACGATAGACCCTACTGTCCAATATCTTAAAGTTATGGCGACAGGAAATACAACGTCCGGAGGTATGCGAGTAAGAGTAATATGTAAATATTTAGGGGTATGA